The Candidatus Sysuiplasma acidicola genome contains the following window.
TACAGGCAAAAGGCACGCAGCATCAGGGAGACTGCGGCTGCTCTTTCCTCACGCTACGATGGGCACGTTCCGGCAAGAATGGAGGATTTGCTGACGCTGCGAGGTGTTGCCAGAAAAACAGCGAACGTCGTGCTCTCCGTCGCCTTCGGCATCAATGAGGGTGTTGCAGTAGACACTCACGTTGCGAGGCTGAGCAGAAGACTTGGTCTTTCAGAAGCGACAAGGCCGGATATCATTGAGAAGGACCTGATGGCTGCAATACCAAACATGGAATGGGGCAATTTCACCACTCTGCTGATAGCTCACGGACGCAAAGTATGCAACGCCAGAAAGCCACGCTGCTCTGCATGCTGCATCAGCTCCCAGTGCCCTTCTGCCTTCAGACTTTCGTCATGGTCCTGACGCGTGTCGGCGCAGATTTCCCTGCTGATTGCTCAATCGAAAACACAGCACTCATGGCGGGACAGGAACACTGTCGGCAACTGACAACTACAGGCAGGACTGCGGCGGACAGCCTTGACAAACGTCATGAATCAGCCGGATTGCCGGCGAAAAGTTGCCGAGGTCGTTATAGCCGGATTGTGTATTTCAGGCTCGTATACGGTGTAAATGATGGTGAAAATGGCCGATGTGGATAATTTCGACAGACTCAGGCGCGATATCGTCTGCTGCAGGAAGTGCCGGAGGCTCGTCAGTTTCAGAGAGGCGGTTGCCGCCAAGAGAACACGCAGATACAGCGACTGGGATTACTGGGCGAAACCTGTCCCCGGATTCGGCGATCCACTGGCAGAGCTTGTGATCATAG
Protein-coding sequences here:
- the nth gene encoding endonuclease III → MAGKRGAESRRKRSSRVALILSTLKRNYPDAKCELNFTTPEELLIATILSAQSTDRTVNSVTQELFSRLPVPGVLARTKLSEIERLIRPCGYYRQKARSIRETAAALSSRYDGHVPARMEDLLTLRGVARKTANVVLSVAFGINEGVAVDTHVARLSRRLGLSEATRPDIIEKDLMAAIPNMEWGNFTTLLIAHGRKVCNARKPRCSACCISSQCPSAFRLSSWS